One stretch of bacterium DNA includes these proteins:
- a CDS encoding ATP-binding cassette domain-containing protein, with product MIEVREVSKRFGSTVALDGVSLQVERGSVLGFLGPNGAGKSTAMKIITSFLAPDAGTVTVDGLDVREQPLAVRRKIGYQPENVPLYTDMRVHEYLEFVGRSRGLAGAALAARLDWVREACGITRVYKQTIGELSKGFRQRTGLAQALVHDPEILILDEPTTGLDPLQIIGIRELIGELGRTKTIIFSTHVLQEVAPVTDRVVIINQGRVIADGRIAELQRRAMGSNRLLLGFEAVPEDLKTALAGLAGFQTLLPLGEQAPGRFELRGDFAADLAGGVASLARTRGWRLRELAESPFSLEDTFIALTKQAGGSEDMHLPGGGKGARA from the coding sequence ATGATCGAAGTGCGCGAGGTCTCCAAACGCTTCGGCAGCACGGTGGCCCTGGACGGGGTCTCCCTGCAGGTCGAGCGCGGCTCCGTGCTCGGCTTCCTCGGGCCCAACGGCGCGGGGAAGAGCACGGCGATGAAGATCATCACCAGCTTCCTGGCGCCCGACGCCGGCACGGTCACCGTGGACGGCCTCGACGTGCGCGAGCAACCGCTCGCCGTGCGCCGCAAGATCGGCTACCAGCCCGAGAACGTGCCGCTGTACACGGACATGCGCGTGCACGAATACCTGGAGTTCGTCGGCCGCTCGCGCGGGCTCGCGGGCGCCGCGCTCGCGGCTCGCCTGGACTGGGTGCGCGAGGCCTGCGGCATCACCCGCGTCTACAAGCAGACGATCGGCGAGCTGTCCAAGGGCTTCCGCCAGCGCACGGGCCTGGCCCAGGCGCTGGTGCACGACCCGGAGATCCTCATCCTCGACGAGCCGACCACGGGCCTGGACCCGCTGCAGATCATCGGCATCCGCGAGCTGATCGGCGAGCTGGGGCGGACGAAGACGATCATCTTCAGCACCCACGTGCTGCAGGAAGTGGCGCCGGTGACCGATCGCGTGGTGATCATCAACCAGGGCCGCGTGATCGCCGACGGGCGCATCGCCGAGCTGCAGCGCCGGGCGATGGGCTCGAATCGCCTGCTGCTCGGCTTCGAGGCCGTGCCCGAGGATCTGAAGACCGCCCTCGCGGGCCTCGCCGGCTTCCAGACCCTGCTGCCGCTCGGCGAGCAGGCGCCCGGGCGCTTCGAGCTGCGCGGAGACTTCGCGGCCGATCTGGCCGGCGGCGTCGCGTCGCTCGCGCGCACGCGCGGCTGGCGCCTGCGGGAACTCGCCGAGAGTCCCTTCAGCCTCGAGGACACCTTCATCGCCTTGACCAAGCAGGCCGGCGGCTCCGAGGACATGCACCTGCCCGGCGGCGGAAAGGGGGCGCGCGCATGA